The genomic stretch CGTAAAAAAATTACTGTCGTTGGAGCCGGGTTTACCGGAGCTACTACCGCACTTATGATAGCTCAGAAAGAACTTGGTGACGTTGTTCTTGTTGACATTCCTCAACTAGAGAACCCGACGAAGGGAAAAGCGCTTGATATGCTCGAAGCAAGCCCAATTCAAGGTTTTGATAGTAACATCGTTGGTACTTCAGACTACGAAGATGCAGCTGATTCGGATATTGTCATTATCACTGCTGGAATTGCTCGGAAACCAGGCATGAGTCGTGATGATCTGGTGAACACCAATGCAGGGATTGTCAAATCGGTTTGTGAAAATATTAAGAGATATTGTCCTGATTCCATCGTGATTATATTAAGTAATCCAGTGGATGCGATGACTTATGCTGCATACCATGCACTTGGTTTTCCTAAGAACCGTGTTATTGGGCAATCGGGTGTACTGGATACGGCTCGCTACTGTACTTTTATCGCTCAAGAACTGAATGTCTCTGTCGAGGATGTTCGGGGCTTCGTGCTTGGGGGTCATGGCGACGATATGGTACCTCTCGTACGTTACTCCAGTGTGGGCGGCATTCCTATCGAATCACTGATCTCAGAAGACCGGATAGAATCCATCGTAGAGCGAACTCGCGTTGGCGGTGGAGAAATCGTGAACTTGCTTGGTAACGGAAGTGCCTATTATGCGCCTGCTGCCTCCCTTGTACAAATGACGGAAGCTATTCTTAAGGATAAAAAGCGGATTATTCCTGTCATTGCTTATCTTGAAGGTGAATATGGTTACCATGATCTATTTCTTGGTGTTCCTACGATCCTGGGCGGTGGCGGAATTGAGCGAATATTTGAACTTGATCTTACAGCAGAGGAAAAAGCAGCTCTTGATCAATCAGCTGAATCTGTGCGTAATGTCATGTCTGTGGTAACGGTATAGGACTCATTTAATAATAAAATGAATAAATAGTGAATAAATGATAAGGAAATCCTGTAAAAGAGCAGGGTTTCCTTTTCTTTATGCCTCATAATCAGTATAATTTGAGAGATAGGAATAAAGTCATTATTATTGTCCATGGATTGATTCCGGCTTTATTTCTATGGGTAAGATCATAATAAAATAGTAGGAAAGGAGTGAATGGAAAAAATGGGTTCAATTTTTTATTTTGTACACATCCTTGGTGCGGTCTCCGTAGGTTATTATCTATTACTTCCTTTTGTGGTTAGTGCACTTATGAAACTAGCAGCACCCGCTCAAGAGGGAAGTATTGCCGCAGTAAGAACATTCAATCGTGTTGCTCAATACGGTTTGATCATTCAGTTTATTAGCGGTGGATACATCATGAGTCAAGGAGATTACTCTGTTTCCTGGATGATTCTTGTTGTTGTGATCTTCGTAGCCATGCTGGCGATTGGTGGTATTATGGGTAAATCCCTGCGTCTAGGGATTGCAGGTATTCAAGAAAAACGAGATATCAGTGCAGAAAAAAATAAACTGCGTATGTTCAGTATTATTTTGGCTGTATTGCTGCTTGTGATGCTTGGAATCATGGTCTACCCTTGGTAGAAACCAGGTAAGGATACATATCGATATAGAGTATTCATCAACCTATATATCTTGAAATAAGGCAGAATCATACGCAAGTATTTGCGGAAGGTTCTGTCTTTTTTGCGTTTTCTTCAGAAAAGGGTTGAGTTTTCTTTTCATAGAGTGGGCAAGAAAGTTTCATTAATCAGAGGACGGGTAAAATCATAACGAAGAGGATGACTAATAGTCTACTGATAGGAAGTAAAGATTTACGTATAAGGACAGTAAGATTAGCCATCCTATAACTTGTTTATGAAAATACGTGATTAAACATTCTAGAAAAGGAAGGGAGAACAAGATAATGTCAGAGAACCAAAATAAAATTTTTCCTCCACAGCAACAAAGCAAACAGCCAGGGATTGAATCAGAAATGACCCCAAGACCGAAGTACAAGGGAGAATCCTATAAAGCAGCAGGGAAATTGAAAGGAAAGAATGCTCTGATTACGGGCGGTGACAGTGGAATTGGACGTGCTGTAGCCGTTGCGTACGCAAAAGAAGGTGCAAACGTATCGATCGTCTACTTAGATGAACATAGCGATGCGGAGGAGACAAAGAAATGCGTAGAGCAAGAGGGAGTGAAGTGTCTTCTGATCCCAGGTGATATTCGGGATTCCGCATTCTGCAGCGAAGCGATTAAACAAACGGTAGAGGAATTAGGCGGACTAGATATTCTAGTGAACAACGCAGCAGAACAGCATCCACAGCAGAACTTTGAAGATATTACCGATGAACAGCTGGAAAAAACGTTCCGTACGAACATATTCAGTATGTTCTATATGACAAGAGCAGCAATGCCTCATTTAACAAGCGGCAGTGCAGTCATTAATACGACTTCCATCACGGCTTACCGTGGCAGTGAAAATCTAATCGATTACTCTGCTACGAAAGGCGCCATTACTGCTTTCACACGTTCCTTGTCCATGCATGTGGCCGATAAAGGAATCAGAGTAAATGCGGTAGCACCGGGTCCAATCTGGACTCCGCTCATTCCTTCTACTTTTGATGAAAAGAAAGTAAGTGAATTCGGAGCTACGCAGCCAATGAAACGTCCAGGTGAACCGGAAGAACTCGCGCCAGCTTATGTATATCTCGCATCCAGTGATTCTTCTTACGTAAGCGGACAAGTAATCCATGTAAACGGTGGAGAAGTAGTGAACGGTTAATAACAACAGCTATAACTTAACTAATTAGGTCTTGTACGGTCTTACATCCGTATGAGACCTTTTTACATTAATTTGATAAAATTTACATAACGATCGAAGTACGCTGTTTAATGTATGGTATGATCAATTTGATAGAATTAGGGAAAGGAATCGGATATGATATGGGATCTTGGTCACTTCGATTTGCAGCCTGGTTTGAGAAATATATGTTTGCTATTATTCCATTGACCCTAATTGTAGGGATTATGTTTTCTGAACTCTTTTTACCATTTGTATCCTGGGTTCCCTACTTGTTTGGCTTTGTCACGTTTGTCATGGCTTTGGGATGTGGTCTTACTCATTTGAAAAATGTAGTATACAAACCGATGCCTGTATTTATTACACTGCTTCTAGCTCATGTGCTCACCCCTCTTATAGCTTTTGCGCTTGGAGCCGCTCTGTTTGGCCCGGGTTCTGACTATACGGTGGGATTGGTCTTATTCTCAATTATTCCTTTAGGCGTTTCTTCGGTATTATGGGTCGGCATGTCTTATGGAAGTGTGCCCTTAATGCTTGCCATGGTAGTTGTAGATTCAGCACTTAGTCCGCTTACGGTACCTGGGCTCATTGAACTTTTTTTTGGAGCTGCTATCAAATTTGACACCGTATCCCTTGTGAAGGATCTCTTGTTAATTATCGTGGTTCCTACTGTACTTGGCGTTGCCATCTACGAAATTTCAAAAGGAAAATTCAAAGCATGGTCTGCTCCCGTTACATTGCCTATTTCAAAAATATTCTTCGCTGCAGTCGTACTCCTCAATGCGGCAGCCATCGCTCCTCATATAAGAACATTGGAAACAAGTGTTATTCTCGTATCTATTGCCGTCATATTGTTAGTTGCGCTATGCTATGGTATTGGATTTGCAGGCTCTTATCTAATGAGAAATGTTTCCCGGGAAATAAGGGTGACGATGTCTTATGCAGCTGGAATGCGTAATATATCACTCGGGCTTGTTCTTGCGATGGGATATTTTTCGCCGCAAGCAGCGATTCCTGTTGTGCTTGGAATTATGGTTCAGCAGCCGCTTGCAACACTGCATCATGCGCTATTGCAACGTTTTGTTCCCGTTCAAAAAGAAGAAATGTAAAATACAATGTTTAGAATAACTATATAAAGGATGAGTAAATAACGCATATGAAGACTTTTCGTTTTCGGCTTACCGCCATTATGATGACGCTGATCTTTATTTCTGTCTTAGCGGCAGGTGTGGCTCTGGGTCAAGTATTCAAAGAAGTACATATTAATGCCCTTGAAGAGAATATGGTGCGTGAGATTAAACTGTTGCAAACCCATTTTCCTTTTATGAAGACGCAAGGGGATCGTGAAACGGTAATCAAATACTATACAGAAAAAGCCACAGAACTTGAGGAACTCACCGATTCTAGAACGACGTTCATTCTTAGAGATGGTACGGTCATTGGTGATTCGGAGCATAATGCATCAAAAATGGATAATCATTTAAACCGTGAGGAAATTACATCCATCACGGAAGGGACTACTCCATACGGACATTCGATTCGAACGAGTGAAACACTTGGCGATAAGATGTTATATATCGCGCTTCCTGTAACTTCATCAGATGGGAACTTTGATGGGTATATCAGGCTTTCTATGAGCTTGAAAGCAGTGGAGGAAGGTCTAGGCCGAGGCTGGTTTCTTATGTTTATCACTCTTATTATTTTGTTTGTACTAGTGGCATTTGTTTGCTATCGGGTGGGGAAAAGTCTTACAAGTCCTATTGAACATATTACGAAGGTAGCGAATCAAATATCGAAACTGGATTATGATGCAAGAGTTAAATTTAATCGTGATGATGAAATCGGCCAACTGGGGAAAGCGATTAACGGTATGGCTGACAGCCTGCAGACTCAGCTGAAAATGATCCGTGACAGCGAAGATTTGGTTCAGAGTGTAATGAGCAATATGACAGGTGGTATTATTATGATTGATGCCACGCAAAATATAGCTGTGCTCAATAAAGAAAGTGAGCGTATGCTTGGTATTGAACAGCATCGTGTGATGGGCAGACCCTATCATGAACTGAAAAAAAGACATTATGAGTTAACGAAACTCATTGAATCTTCTATAGATCATAGAGATCGTATCCATGAAGAGGTGCGTTTATATACACCTGAAGAATTAATTGTTGGTTTAGACGGTGTTCCGATGTTCGAGAACGATGGAAGTTATCGAGGGATGCTATTTTTACTTCAAGATATCACAGCCATTCGGCGTCTCGAAAATATACGGAGTGAATTTGTAGCCAATGTATCCCATGAATTGAAGACACCAGTAGCAGCCGTGAAAGGTTTTGCAGAGACACTTCTAAGCGGTGCGGTAAAGGATGAGGAAACCGTACGATCCTTTTTGCAAATTATATATGATGAAGGGGACCGTTTAAACCGCCTCATTGGTGACATATTAGAATTATCGAAAATCGAATCGAAAAGATCTAACCTGGATTGCTCTCCGGTTCATCTTCATTCGTTCTTTGATATGGTGATCGGAACGCTAAGCAATGAAGCAGAGAAAAAACAGATCCGTCTTCTTGTAGATGTGCCTAATGAATTATTTATGGAAGCGGATGAGGATAAGCTGAAACAGATCTTTTTGAATCTAATCAGTAATGGGATTAACTATACTCTTGAAGGTGGACAAGTGAAAATTCAGGCATCCATTGACAAGAATGAAGGAGAAGAGAAGATCGTTTTCCAAATTAGTGATACGGGGATCGGTATACCAAAAGCCGACTTACCTAGAGTGTTTGAACGGTTTTACCGGGTAGATAAAGGGAGATCGCGTAATTCAGGCGGTACAGGACTAGGACTATCCATTGTGAAACATTTGGTTGAACTGCATCACGGAACGTTAATGGTGGAGAGCGAGCTTGGTACGGGAACGACCTTTACCGTCGTCTTACCGCTTCTTCAGGAACATGCGGATGAGGAATAGATGATCAGATAGATATCAGATCAGTTAGACTCGCATATTTTACACCACGATAACAATGTGATGATATTATGGACTGAATGAACATGAAAAGAAAGCAGGGGATACCATGGCACAACGATTATTAGTTATTGAAGATGAGCCTACACTAGCAAGATTACTCTCCTACAACTTGACCCAAGAAGGTCATGATGTAACAGTAGAGGATCACGGTACATCCGGTTACGAACGAGCTTCTTCTCAGGAGTTTGATCTGATCCTGCTCGATATTATGCTTCCTGGGATGAATGGACTTGAGGTTCTAAGTAAACTTAGAAGTACGGGGGTAAAGACCCCTATTATTATTCTCACTGCTAAAAATGGGGAAAATGAAGTCGTTCAGGGACTCAAACTGGGTGCAGATGATTATATAACCAAACCATTTGGGGTATCGGAACTGCTGGCTAGGGTGGATGCCGTACTGCGCAGGGTATCGGGAATTGAGGAACAGCCCGTACCTGATGAAGAGGATGGATCAAGAATTGTCTTAGGAGAACTTGAGATTTATCCGAAGAAGTATGAAGTGACGCTGAGCGGACAACCTATACAGCTTCGACCGAAAGAGTTTGAAGTGCTTTTATATTTAGCTAAAAAGCCTGGTGTTGTATTAACTAGGGATGATTTAATGAATGCGGTATGGGGATTTGACTATATTGGAGGTCAGCGAACCGTAGATGTTCATGTAAGTTCTCTGCGAAAAAAGCTGGAGCTGGATCCCGAAACGGTTCATATTGACTCCATACGAGGTGTGGGATACAAGCTTGTAGCGGGGAAACGAAAGACGGTTTCACAGCTTCGATGAAAGTCTGCTTTTTCTAAGGCTGAATAGATGCGGATGAGCGGGCTTTCCTGATTTACATTTTACATAGCGTTAACAATCATTTATATAGCCTTTACAATAGGGCGTTACAATGATGTAGAGCTTTTATTTTGTGAGGTCTGTTAGTCCGTATGAGAAGATGATCCTCACTATGCAGTAAAGGAGATAAACCAGGGATGAACAGCACGATGATAAATATTAAAAACCTGAATCTATATTATGAATCTTTTCATGCGCTGAAAAATGTAAATCTAGAGATTCCCAAAAATACAGTGACCGCTTTTATCGGGCCTTCCGGCTGCGGTAAATCTACACTTCTTCGTACACTTAATCGTATGAATGACATGATTACGGGGACACGAATTGAAGGAAAAGTAGAGATTGATGGACAAGATATTTATGGTGAGAACCTTCCAATAGAGACCCTGCGCAAACGGGTAGGTATGGTGTTTCAACAACCCAATCCTTTTCCTAAAACAATCTATGATAACATCGCTTATGGTCCGCGCCTTCACGGCACAACGGATAAAAAGGTACTTGATGAGATTGTTGAACAAAGTTTACGCCGATCCGCGCTGTGGGATGAAGTGAAAGATTACTTGAAACGCTCGGCAATGAGTCTGTCTGGAGGACAACAACAGCGTTTATGTATTGCCCGTGCTTTGGCAGTTCAGCCTGAGGTGCTGCTTATGGACGAAGCAACATCAGCTCTCGATCCGATCTCTACCCTAAAAATCGAGGAACTAGTACAAGAGTTAAGAGACCATTACACAATTGTTATGGTTACACATAATATGCATCAAGCTGCTCGCGTATCTGGAAAAACGGTCTTTTTCCTGAATGGGGAAGTGATCGAAGCGGCAGAAACGAACGAAATTTTCTCTAATCCACAAGACCCTAGAACAGAAGACTATGTATCTGGGCGTTTTGGTTAACGGATTGTACGTATTTAATAGCTACACTTCATTTACATGAGGAGGAACAGCAAGGATGATTCGTAGAAAGGGATTTGACCGGGAATTAAATCAGCTTCGAGATGTATTGCTTAAAATGGCGGAACACGTAAATACAGCTTTGGTAGATGCCATTAGCAGCTTAAAGTCAGGTGATCTCAAACTTGCGCAGAAGGTCGTATCGGAAGATATCCAGCTGAATGCAATGGAAGAAGAGATTATGGAACTTGGAACGAAACTGATTATTACACAACAGCCTGTCGCTAAAGATCTAAGAAGAATTATCGTAGCTTTCAAAATCTCAAGTGACCTGGAACGAATGGGTGATCTGGCACTGGATGTAGCCAAAGTGACACTGCGTATGGAAGGTCAGAAACTAATCAAGCCTCTTGTCGATATCCCGCGGATGGGGGAGATTGTAAAGCTTATGATCGATGATTCCATAACTTCTTATCTGGATGAAAATGCAGATTTGGCTTACAAAATGGCAAAAACAGATGATGAAGTGGATGAACTGTACAGCCATATGATGACAGACTTATATGCGCTCATGGTGGATCATCCGCAAGATGCTTCCCAGGCGATGCTTCTTATGATGGTGGGCCGTTATATCGAGCGAATTGGTGACCATGCAACCAATATTGGTGAAAGTGCTGTATATTTAGTTACAGGTAAACGTCCTGACCTGAATCAATAAAGAGGACGAAATGCATAGAAATCCTTAGTAATGTATAGGTTTTTAGTCTCTTCCAAATGGCAGAATTATTCACGAATTTCTATTTTTTTAGAAATTTTCGGATAATTCTGTTTCTTTTTGTGCAGTAGTGGGTAATTATACTCTGTCAGTTAAGCAACTCACCTAGCAAATTTCGTAAAGATAGTGAAATGAGCCGCTGTTGACATCGGCTTTTTTTGCTATATGCTGGGAGTTTTTTAGGCGCAGTGACGAAATATGACAGGGGGAAACGATTCATGATTGAATTTAAAGGTGTTAAGAAAGTGTATGATGATGGTTTTGAAGCATTGAAAGGCATTGATCTTACGATCAAAGAAGGTGAAATTACGGTGTTCATTGGTCCTTCTGGTTGTGGTAAAACAACCACGATGCGAATGATCAATCGTTTGAATGTTCCATCCCATGGTCAAATATTGATTAACGGGAAAGATATATCGAAAATGGATGCAGTTGACCTCAGAAGAAGCATTGGTTATGTCATTCAAAGTGTGGGTCTATTCCCCAATATGACAATCGCTAAAAATGTAGGTGTCGTACCTCGTTTGCTGAAATGGGATAAAACAAAAATCGATGCACGTGTAGATGAACTCCTTAATCAAGTCAGACTTGCACCAGAGACATTCGGGAATCGTTATCCTTCTGAACTCAGTGGCGGACAACAACAGCGGATTGGTGTCATTCGTGCGCTGGCAGCAGATCCCGATATTATTTTGCTGGATGAACCTTTTAGTGCACTTGACCCGATTAGCAGAGAAGAACTGCAAGATGAGTTAATTCGTCTTCAAACAGAAGTGAAAAAAACCATCGTTTTCGTTACGCATGATATGGATGAAGCGATCAAACTCGCCGATACCATTGTCCTGATGAAAGGTGGACAAATAGAACAAGTAGGAACTCCAGATCAGATCTTACGTCACCCGGCAAGTGAATTCGTGGAAAGCTTTATCGGTAAAGATCGCTTGCTGTCAGACGACCTCACAGAATTCCCGAATGTCGAAGAAGTGATGATTAACAATCCAGCTACAGCGTTCCCATCCAGAGGGATTGCAGAAGCAATTACCATTCTACAAAGACGTAAAGTAGACTCATTGCTGGTGGTTGATAAAAATAAACGTTTGCTTGGTAACGTGACGATCTATCAGTTAATCAAACATTATCGTGAAGAAGATAAGAAAATAGTCGATGTGATGAACCCTATAGAGCACGTACTTTATAGAGGAGATTCGGTGACCACCGCGCTTACGATCCTGAATGAGAATCAGCTTTCTAATTTGCCTGTCGTGGATGAAAATGGACTCTTCCTTGGTCTCATCACAAGAGGTAGTGTGGTAAGACTGCTTGCAGACGTCTATACTCCAGAACCAGAGGAGGCAGAAGTGAATGCAGGTATTTGAATCGATAAAAAGTTTCTTTGTTTTCATAGGTGAACGTTACCCAGATATTCTTAGTGCAGCAGGTCAGCATGCTTTAATTGCAGCGATTGCTACCATTTTAGGCATTGTCGTTGCGATACCCGTAGCGATC from Paenibacillus polygoni encodes the following:
- the mdh gene encoding malate dehydrogenase, producing MTIQRKKITVVGAGFTGATTALMIAQKELGDVVLVDIPQLENPTKGKALDMLEASPIQGFDSNIVGTSDYEDAADSDIVIITAGIARKPGMSRDDLVNTNAGIVKSVCENIKRYCPDSIVIILSNPVDAMTYAAYHALGFPKNRVIGQSGVLDTARYCTFIAQELNVSVEDVRGFVLGGHGDDMVPLVRYSSVGGIPIESLISEDRIESIVERTRVGGGEIVNLLGNGSAYYAPAASLVQMTEAILKDKKRIIPVIAYLEGEYGYHDLFLGVPTILGGGGIERIFELDLTAEEKAALDQSAESVRNVMSVVTV
- a CDS encoding SDR family oxidoreductase; its protein translation is MSENQNKIFPPQQQSKQPGIESEMTPRPKYKGESYKAAGKLKGKNALITGGDSGIGRAVAVAYAKEGANVSIVYLDEHSDAEETKKCVEQEGVKCLLIPGDIRDSAFCSEAIKQTVEELGGLDILVNNAAEQHPQQNFEDITDEQLEKTFRTNIFSMFYMTRAAMPHLTSGSAVINTTSITAYRGSENLIDYSATKGAITAFTRSLSMHVADKGIRVNAVAPGPIWTPLIPSTFDEKKVSEFGATQPMKRPGEPEELAPAYVYLASSDSSYVSGQVIHVNGGEVVNG
- a CDS encoding bile acid:sodium symporter family protein, whose amino-acid sequence is MGSWSLRFAAWFEKYMFAIIPLTLIVGIMFSELFLPFVSWVPYLFGFVTFVMALGCGLTHLKNVVYKPMPVFITLLLAHVLTPLIAFALGAALFGPGSDYTVGLVLFSIIPLGVSSVLWVGMSYGSVPLMLAMVVVDSALSPLTVPGLIELFFGAAIKFDTVSLVKDLLLIIVVPTVLGVAIYEISKGKFKAWSAPVTLPISKIFFAAVVLLNAAAIAPHIRTLETSVILVSIAVILLVALCYGIGFAGSYLMRNVSREIRVTMSYAAGMRNISLGLVLAMGYFSPQAAIPVVLGIMVQQPLATLHHALLQRFVPVQKEEM
- the pnpS gene encoding two-component system histidine kinase PnpS gives rise to the protein MKTFRFRLTAIMMTLIFISVLAAGVALGQVFKEVHINALEENMVREIKLLQTHFPFMKTQGDRETVIKYYTEKATELEELTDSRTTFILRDGTVIGDSEHNASKMDNHLNREEITSITEGTTPYGHSIRTSETLGDKMLYIALPVTSSDGNFDGYIRLSMSLKAVEEGLGRGWFLMFITLIILFVLVAFVCYRVGKSLTSPIEHITKVANQISKLDYDARVKFNRDDEIGQLGKAINGMADSLQTQLKMIRDSEDLVQSVMSNMTGGIIMIDATQNIAVLNKESERMLGIEQHRVMGRPYHELKKRHYELTKLIESSIDHRDRIHEEVRLYTPEELIVGLDGVPMFENDGSYRGMLFLLQDITAIRRLENIRSEFVANVSHELKTPVAAVKGFAETLLSGAVKDEETVRSFLQIIYDEGDRLNRLIGDILELSKIESKRSNLDCSPVHLHSFFDMVIGTLSNEAEKKQIRLLVDVPNELFMEADEDKLKQIFLNLISNGINYTLEGGQVKIQASIDKNEGEEKIVFQISDTGIGIPKADLPRVFERFYRVDKGRSRNSGGTGLGLSIVKHLVELHHGTLMVESELGTGTTFTVVLPLLQEHADEE
- a CDS encoding response regulator transcription factor, with protein sequence MAQRLLVIEDEPTLARLLSYNLTQEGHDVTVEDHGTSGYERASSQEFDLILLDIMLPGMNGLEVLSKLRSTGVKTPIIILTAKNGENEVVQGLKLGADDYITKPFGVSELLARVDAVLRRVSGIEEQPVPDEEDGSRIVLGELEIYPKKYEVTLSGQPIQLRPKEFEVLLYLAKKPGVVLTRDDLMNAVWGFDYIGGQRTVDVHVSSLRKKLELDPETVHIDSIRGVGYKLVAGKRKTVSQLR
- the pstB gene encoding phosphate ABC transporter ATP-binding protein PstB, whose translation is MNSTMINIKNLNLYYESFHALKNVNLEIPKNTVTAFIGPSGCGKSTLLRTLNRMNDMITGTRIEGKVEIDGQDIYGENLPIETLRKRVGMVFQQPNPFPKTIYDNIAYGPRLHGTTDKKVLDEIVEQSLRRSALWDEVKDYLKRSAMSLSGGQQQRLCIARALAVQPEVLLMDEATSALDPISTLKIEELVQELRDHYTIVMVTHNMHQAARVSGKTVFFLNGEVIEAAETNEIFSNPQDPRTEDYVSGRFG
- the phoU gene encoding phosphate signaling complex protein PhoU, which produces MIRRKGFDRELNQLRDVLLKMAEHVNTALVDAISSLKSGDLKLAQKVVSEDIQLNAMEEEIMELGTKLIITQQPVAKDLRRIIVAFKISSDLERMGDLALDVAKVTLRMEGQKLIKPLVDIPRMGEIVKLMIDDSITSYLDENADLAYKMAKTDDEVDELYSHMMTDLYALMVDHPQDASQAMLLMMVGRYIERIGDHATNIGESAVYLVTGKRPDLNQ
- a CDS encoding ABC transporter ATP-binding protein, which encodes MIEFKGVKKVYDDGFEALKGIDLTIKEGEITVFIGPSGCGKTTTMRMINRLNVPSHGQILINGKDISKMDAVDLRRSIGYVIQSVGLFPNMTIAKNVGVVPRLLKWDKTKIDARVDELLNQVRLAPETFGNRYPSELSGGQQQRIGVIRALAADPDIILLDEPFSALDPISREELQDELIRLQTEVKKTIVFVTHDMDEAIKLADTIVLMKGGQIEQVGTPDQILRHPASEFVESFIGKDRLLSDDLTEFPNVEEVMINNPATAFPSRGIAEAITILQRRKVDSLLVVDKNKRLLGNVTIYQLIKHYREEDKKIVDVMNPIEHVLYRGDSVTTALTILNENQLSNLPVVDENGLFLGLITRGSVVRLLADVYTPEPEEAEVNAGI